The Pyxidicoccus xibeiensis genome contains the following window.
AACGGCTGCCCACCCTCGCAGCCCTCCCGCCCCCCGGCGTTATCTGGACCGTGCTGGCAAGGCCGGTCAGCGGGCAGGGAAAATCCAACCTGATGCGACAATTTCCCGGGGGCTTCGTTCACAGGGTGGGTTGAGGCCCGCGAGTCCAGTGACCGGCGTATGTCACGGGGGAGGTGCGCCCGGGGGGGTGGACTGTTCCCGAACGTCGGCGGCCGCGGGCCTCATCCTTCCCTTCCCCGCTCTCGCGGCCCCCCTCCCATGTGGGATGCGCTCCTGCCTATGCTCGGGCCCCTTCCGTCCGAGCCAGGAACCTCCGTGTCCGTCCTTCTCTCACCTGCCCTTCGCACCCACCTCGGCAAGCGTGCCGGCGTCACCGCCGGCCTGCTCGGCGTGCTGTGCATCTTCGCGGAGTTCTGCTTCCTCTTCCCGCACCTGCTGGTGACGAACGACGCGCGGGGCTTCTACGCCGACAACATCGGCATCTTCCGGGCGCTGCTGCAGGGCTCCATCGTCGCCACCTTCGCGCTGGGCATGCTGAGTGTCCTCACGCTGCGCTCCAAGGTGCACGGCGGCCTGGCCATGGCGCTGGCGCTGGTGGCGCTGCTGATGGGCGGGGCGGAGGCGGAGCCCCTCACCCAGCAGGCGCGGAGCTTCAGCGCGGGGCTGGACTACTTCATCCTGGAGCTGCTGGTGCTGGGGCTGCTCTTCATCCCCATGGAGCGGCTGTGGTCGCAGCGCGAGCAGCCCATCTTCCGGGTGGGCTGGCAGACGGACCTCAAGCACCTCTTCGTGAGCCACATGGGGGTGCAGCTCATCTCCTTCGCCACGCTGATTCCCGCGCAGGTGTTCTTCGCGTGGGCGGTGAAGCTGGACTTCCAGGCCACGGTGGCCGCGCAGCCGCTCTGGCTCCAGTTCTTCGAAATCCTCTTCGTGGTGGACCTGGTGAGCTACTGGGTGCACCGGGCCTTCCACCACTTCCCATGGATGTGGAAGTTCCACGCCATCCACCACTCCAGCCTGCACATGGACTGGCTGGCCAGCTCGCGCTCGCACCTGGTGGACGTGCTGGTGAACCGGACGCTGGGCTTCGTGCCGGTGTTCATCCTCGGCTTCGCGCCGGCGGCCATCTACGCGTACCTGGTCTTCGTGTCCTTCCACGCGGTGTACATCCACGCCAACGTGAATCACCGGTGGCCGGGGCTGCGCTGGGTCTTCGCCACGCCCGAGTTCCACCACTGGCACCACACGTCCGACGAGGAGGGCATCGACAAGAACTTCGCCGTCTTCCTCTCCTTTTTCGACTGGGTGTTCGGCACGGCGCACCTGCCCGCGCACTGGCCCACGAGCTACGGCACCACGAAGTTCCAGCCGCCGGAGACGTACCTGGGCCAGCTCGCGTACCCCTTCCAGAAGCACGAGGAAGGCACGCCCTACGGGTAGCGCGCCGCGGGCGTCAGCGCCCCGGCCCCAGGGTCCGCGCCTGCTGGCGGGCCTGCTCCACGCTCGGGACGATGATGACGCCCGTCACCCGCCCCTCGACGCGCTGGGGTGGATGCATCACTTCCTTCACGTCATGGGGCTCCGGCTCGATGCCCGCGAGGGCCACGGTCCCCACCTCCACGCCAGTGGTCGTCACCGAGCCGACGTGTCCACTGACGCGGCCGGCCGGCGTGCCCCGCAGCGGCTCCAGGACCTCGAAGATGACCGTGCCCGGGTCCAACGCCGTCTGCAGGCCCGGGAGGATGTCGACGACACGCACGATGGCGACCTGCCGCGAGCGCTGGATGTAGAAGGCGTGGTCGGCCTTGGGGCCATCGCCGAACGTGGACATGAGCCGGCCGTTCTGGCGGACGAGCCTCCCGTGCTCGTACTCCTTCGTCACCAGCACCCGGCCGTCCTCGAACCACTCGGTCCACAGGCCATGGAAGGTGTTCC
Protein-coding sequences here:
- a CDS encoding sterol desaturase family protein, with the protein product MSVLLSPALRTHLGKRAGVTAGLLGVLCIFAEFCFLFPHLLVTNDARGFYADNIGIFRALLQGSIVATFALGMLSVLTLRSKVHGGLAMALALVALLMGGAEAEPLTQQARSFSAGLDYFILELLVLGLLFIPMERLWSQREQPIFRVGWQTDLKHLFVSHMGVQLISFATLIPAQVFFAWAVKLDFQATVAAQPLWLQFFEILFVVDLVSYWVHRAFHHFPWMWKFHAIHHSSLHMDWLASSRSHLVDVLVNRTLGFVPVFILGFAPAAIYAYLVFVSFHAVYIHANVNHRWPGLRWVFATPEFHHWHHTSDEEGIDKNFAVFLSFFDWVFGTAHLPAHWPTSYGTTKFQPPETYLGQLAYPFQKHEEGTPYG
- a CDS encoding toxin-antitoxin system YwqK family antitoxin; amino-acid sequence: MRLPRSLLLLCCLPALTAWAGEPHPACPKGALLHSEQQFDGYTWRRCERVEASGKRVSHGPFAELDGQGRLQRRGGYTDGKPSGTWTTYHPNGTRKAAGPMEGNTFHGLWTEWFEDGRVLVTKEYEHGRLVRQNGRLMSTFGDGPKADHAFYIQRSRQVAIVRVVDILPGLQTALDPGTVIFEVLEPLRGTPAGRVSGHVGSVTTTGVEVGTVALAGIEPEPHDVKEVMHPPQRVEGRVTGVIIVPSVEQARQQARTLGPGR